Proteins encoded together in one Phyllostomus discolor isolate MPI-MPIP mPhyDis1 chromosome 6, mPhyDis1.pri.v3, whole genome shotgun sequence window:
- the PHRF1 gene encoding PHD and RING finger domain-containing protein 1 isoform X3, producing MDDDSLDELVGRSPGPDARLPLGAAALAGGAGESGDSEEDTGSELGDSTDADDGSGSEGATTDDSDDDDDVEIVAAASTQGPLEAGGGWHSDDDAESCPICLNTFRGQAVGTPETCSHHFCLDCISEWAKNANSCPVDRALFSCICIRAQFGGKILKKVPVESARAREEEEEDPTFCEVCGRSDREDRLLLCDSCDSGYHMECLDPPLQEVPVDEWFCPECAVPGAAVPPTDTDSVTEEEVSLLLVDVVPTPSRLRPRAGRTRAITRTRQSERVRAAVDRSRMSTAQNIQRVPRYLMSSLLDETIEAVASGLSTTVYQRPATPRAPTRRRRKARRRRKVRGRKRAQPRPAVRSRSSGTRSKRRQGRGKKRRGTKTTGEATARCRIARALGLRGPTRGACLPSVYKPADPSLGLMRADIGVAPLSLFGDPSELDPVDSEEPPASPASPLSAKRRVLSRSALRSHQPVARPVSMGLSRRSVPAAAPGPDADEAPVPDLLGSILSSQSLLLMDSADITIHRDGSLSAKHTAPLSSQRDPAGSSREREGPGPRDGLQPPAPSPGCPGSLGSRCQGRPAPSRVPELTPGAARRQDPSAAPRLGQPRSHLWNGSGLGLKPPGRPHAGSGEHTVPLRFTSEISNGGCDLPAKSTVLGQAPKPAPRRADISELPRIPKIRRDGGGRTDPAPAPTGGQPVELPSSCISRLTGREGPGQPGLGSRTEGEPRGRGSQEPGVPSGGGAQPPTPLGPSRGKGSSSTFESFRINIPGNTAPPSRPAHPGFCHTFRPVESKAQRKESPSPLFSLRKAKQLKGEIYDPFDPTGSDSSSAGGSPERLGPGLLPSEITRTISVGGSPGTPPSQAVRCVTSYTVRTAFGAAPEPCRGPSASALQLRGQGPAGELGREEEEEEEEDSAGGLGAVARAQRLSPPRPEPWEDEDEHEHEHEDRPPRSAFFSSEERTVTCVTEAEPHAPPATTHRVVELRSPTRSRSRSASSSRGRRKDRRKQAAAREHGRTRSGSRSGDGSSRSASPPVGEDHARKHRPRARARRSSSDRSSSPERARRKKAKDKSRERKRDSGSRGRRRSRSRSGSPGSSSHEHREGRRRKRRRSGGSKSQGRGCSPPSSLERAWRPRPGRGRSRERPRDTRGSRERRRHRSRSPRSPSTERRPREHRRPRSRERRPRPRSPERRVPVKEASPAPPAQEGLGPGREHPARLPGEDAWSEGAAAHQPPSQGPLVPEVPAEDPPEDLDYGDSVEAGHIFEDFSSEGLLAQLDDMSSPPSPESTDSSPERGAQPCLALPTPSQQPGASLAGPGLGGQEPPVHREDAVQPPPWAEGPQGGVSFQQDQAKAVTPGTLGGQAAGGALVGQEEGPCQTAMLRPKAPVKRVTWNLQGAAGGAPDEDRGLRMPLHRPQPPQEEPWGPEDGGPLVDTQQAPFPEPPPPGHSLPDPGFLNADLSQVYGPGLPPTLALPTSVLPYAPASQPSVQFTLQGSLPPAGFGAAPSPAPVPVPVPVGLTTASEPAGQAAATNNSEERPAAPRPAAEKAKNEEYMKKLHMQERAVEEVKLAIKPFYQRREVTKEEYKDILRKAVQKICHSKSGEINPVKVGNLVKAYVGKYRHMRRRRRPEAGEEPAAPGAEG from the exons ATGGACGACGACAGCCTGGACGAGCTTGTGGGCCGCAGCCCAGGGCCAGACGCACGCCTGCCCCTCGgcgctgctgccctggctggcggtGCTGGTGAG AGCGGGGACTCTGAGGAGGACACAGGCAGTGAGCTCGGCGACAGCACGGACGCGGACGACGGGTCTG GCTCGGAAGGCGCCACCACCGACGACAGTGACGATGACGACGACGTGGAAATAGTGGCGGCGGCGAGCACCCAGGGGCCGCTGGAGGCCGGGGGCGGGTGGCATTCTGACGATGACGCCGAGAGCTGCCCGATCTGTCTCAACACTTTCCGGGGCCAGGCCGTGGGGACGCCGGAGACGTGCTCCCACCACTTCTGCCTGGACTGCATCTCGGAGTGGGCGAAG AACGCCAACTCCTGCCCGGTGGACCGAGCCCTGTTCAGCTGCATCTGCATCCGAGCCCAGTTTGGTGGGAAAATCCTGAAGAAG GTCCCGGTGGAGAGTGCCcgggccagggaggaggaggaggaggacccgaCCTTCTGCGAGGTGTGCGGCCGCAGCGACCGGGAGGACCGCCTGCTGCTCTGTGACAGCTGCGACTCGGG GTACCACATGGAGTGTCTGGACCCCCCTCTGCAGGAGGTGCCGGTGGACGAGTGGTTCTGTCCGGAATGTGCCGTCCCCGGAGCCGCCGTCCCTCCCACAG ACACGGACTCTGTGACCGAGGAGGAGGTCTCCCTGCTCTTGGTGGACGTGGTGCCCACCCCCAGCCGGCTGCGGCCCCGCGCCGGGCGGACTCGGGCCATCACTCGGACTCGGCAGAGCGAGCGCGTCCGCGCCGCTGTGGACCGGAGCCGCATGTCCACGGCCCAGAACATCCAG CGCGTCCCGAGGTACCTGATGTCCTCTCTGCTGGACGAGACCATCGAAGCCGTTGCCTCTGGTCTGAGCACCACTGTGTATCAGCGCCCGGCGACGCCGCGGGCCCCCACCAGACGCAGGAGGAAAGCCA GGAGACGGAGGAAAGTGCGGGGGAGGAAGAGAGCCCAGCCCCGACCGGCCGTGAGGAGCAGGAGCTCGGGGACGAGGTCCAAGAGGCGCCAGGGCCgcgggaagaagaggagggggacGAAGACCACG GGGGAAGCCACAGCCCGCTGCCGCATCGCGCGGGCGCTGGGCCTCCGGGGGCCGACCCGCGGGGCCTGCCTCCCGTCCGTGTACAAGCCCGCGGACCCCTCCCTGGGGCTGATGCGTGCGGACATCGGGGTGGCCCCCCTCTCTCTGTTTGGAGACCCCTCCGAGCTGGACCCTGTCGACAG CGAGGAGCCGCCCGCCAGCCCCGCTTCCCCGCTGAGCGCCAAGAGGAGGGTCCTCTCCCGCTCGGCCCTGCGGTCGCACCAGCCTGTGGCCCGGCCTGTCTCCATGGGGCTCTCCAG GAGGAGCGTGCCCGCCGCGGCGCCCGGGCCCGATGCGGATGAGGCGCCCGTCCCAGACCTGCTGGGCAGCATCTTGTCGAGCCAGAGCCTGCTGCTGATGGACAGCGCCGACATCACCATCCACCGGGACGGCTCGCTCAGCGCCAAGCACACCG CCCCTCTCTCTTCTCAGCGAGACCCAGCTGGTTCGTCCCGAGAGAGAGAAGGCCCCGGGCCCAGGGACGGTCTGCAGCCCCCGGCTCCAAGCCCAGGGTGCCCGGGAAGCCTGGGGTCGCGCTGCCAAGGCCGGCCGGCCCCCTCCCGTGTTCCCGAGCTCACGCCAGGGGCTGCGAGGAGACAGGACCCCTCGGCGGCCCCACGGTTGGGCCAGCCCCGCTCGCACCTGTGGAACGGCAGCGGCCTCGGCCTGAAACCACCCGGCCGCCCCCATGCAGGCAGCGGCGAGCACACCGTGCCTCTTAGGTTCACATCTGAGATCTCCAACGGTGGCTGTGACTTGCCAGCCAAGAGCACGGTGCTGGGACAGGCCCCGAAACCAGCCCCTAGGAGAGCGGACATCTCTGAGCTCCCCCGGATACCAAAGATAAGAAGGGATGGCGGTGGGCGGACGGACCCAGCCCCGGCCCCCACGGGCGGGCAGCCCGTCGAGCTCCCCAGCTCCTGCATCAGCCGGCTGACGGGCAGGGAGGGCCCCGGGCAGCCTGGCCTCGGCTCCCGGACGGAGGGCGAGCCCCGTGGCAGGGGCTCCCAGGAGCCCGGCGTGCCCTCAGGGGGCGgcgcccagccccccaccccgctgggGCCCTCCAGGGGGAAGGGCAGCAGCTCCACCTTCGAGAGCTTCAGGATCAACATCCCGGGGAACACGGCGCCGCCCAGCAGACCCGCCCACCCCGGCTTCTGCCACACGTTCCGGCCCGTGGAGAGCAAGGCGCAGAGGAAGGAGAGCCCCTCGCCCCTCTTCTCCCTGCGGAAGGCGAAGCAGCTCAAGGGCGAGATCTATGACCCCTTCGACCCCACGGGCTCCGACTCCAGCTCCGCGGGCGGCAGCCCCGAGCGCCTGGGCCCCGGCCTCCTGCCCTCGGAGATCACCCGCACCATCTCCGTCGGCGGCAGCCCCGGGACTCCGCCTTCCCAGGCCGTGCGCTGCGTCACCTCCTACACCGTGCGGACGGCCTTCGGGGCGGCGCCCGAGCCCTGCCGCGGGCCTTCCGCCAGCGCGCTCCAGCTCCGGGGCCAGGGGCCTGCCGGcgagctgggcagagaggaggaggaggaggaggaggaggactccGCTGGGGGCCTGGGCGCCGTGGCCCGGGCCCAGAGGCTGTCCCCGCCGCGGCCGGAGCCCTGGGAGGACGAGGACGAGCACGAGCACGAGCACGAGGACCGGCCGCCCCGCAGCGCCTTCTTCAGCTCGGAAGAGCGGACCGTGACATGTGTGACCGAGGCGGAGCCGCACGCCCCGCCAGCCACCACGCACAGGGTCGTGGAGCTGCGGTCCCCGACCCGCTCGCGCTCGCGCTCTGCCTCCAGCTCCCGGGGCCGcaggaaggacaggaggaagcAGGCCGCCGCCCGGGAGCACGGGAGGACCCGCTCCGGCTCCCGCTCCGGGGATGGGAGCTCCAGGTCTGCGTCCCCACCGGTGGGCGAGGACCACGCCAGGAAGCACCGGCCCAGGGCCCGGGCCCGGCGGTCCTCCAGCGACCGTTCCAGCAGCCCGGAGCGAGCCAGGCGGAAGAAGGCCAAGGACaagagcagggagaggaagagggactcCGGGAGCCGGGGCCGGCGGAGGTCCCGGTCCCGCTCGGGCAGCCCTGGCAGCTCCTCCCACGAGCACCGCGAGGgccggaggaggaagaggaggcggtCCGGTGGCTCTAAGTCTCAGGGGAGGGGGTGCTCTCCCCCCAGCAGCCTGGAGAGGGCctggaggccccgccccggccggGGGAGGAGCCGTGAGCGGCCCCGAGACACgcggggctcccgggagaggagGCGGCACAGGTCCCGGTCCCCCAGGTCCCCCAGCACGGAGCGCAGGCCCCGGGAGCACCGGCGGCCGCGTTCCCGAGAGAGGCGGCCTCGGCCCCGCTCCCCGGAGAGGAGGGTGCCTGTGAAGGAGGCCTCCCCGGCACCCCCtgcccaggaggggctggggccaggcagggagcacCCCGCCAGGCTGCCAGGGGAGGATGCCTGGTCGGAAGGGGCTGCGGCCCACCAGCCCCCCTCACAGGGCCCCCTGGTGCCAGAGGTGCCGGCCGAGGACCCGCCCGAGGACCTGGATTACGGTGACTCTGTGGAGGCAGGGCACATCTTTGAAGACTTTTCCAGCGAGGGCCTCCTCGCTCAGCTGGACGACATGAGCTCCCCGCCTTCCCCGGAGAGCACCGACTCCTCCCCGGAGCGGGGCGCCCAGCCCTGCctcgccctgcccacccccagccagcagccaggTGCCAGCTTGGCCGGGCCCGGACTCGGGGGGCAGGAGCCGCCGGTCCACAGGGAAGATGCTGTGCAGCCCCCGCCCTGGGCGGAGGGTCCCCAAGGGGGCGTCTCGTTCCAGCAGGACCAGGCCAAGGCTGTGACGCCTGGCACCCTGGGAGGCCAGGCCGCAGGCGGGGCCctggtggggcaggaggaagggcccTGCCAGACGGCTATGCTGCGGCCTAAAGCCCCGGTGAAGAGGGTCACCTGGaacctgcagggggcagcaggtgGCGCCCCGGACGAGGACAGAGGCCTGC GGATGCCGCTTCATAGACCGCAGCCGCCCCAGGAGGAACCCTGGGGACCCGAAGACGGGGGCCCTCTGGTGGACACCCAGCAGGCACCCTTCCCCgagccccctcctcctggccacAGCCTTCCAGACCCAGGCTTCCTCAACGCTGACCTGTCTCAG GTTTACGGCCCCGGCCTGCCGCccaccctggctctgcccacaAGTGTCCTGCCCTACGCGCCTGCCAGCCAGCCCTCGGTCCAGTTCACCCTGCAGGGCAGCCTGCCCCCAGCCGGCTTCGGGGCGGCCCCGAGCCCAGCCCCAGTGCCAGTGCCAGTGCCCGTCGGCCTGACCACAGCCTCAGAGCCGGCTGGCCAGGCCGCTGCCACCAACAACTCGGAGGAGAGGCCGGCCGCTCCCCGGCCGGCCGCAGAGAAGGCCAAGAACGAGGAG tACATGAAGAAGCTGCACATGCAAGAGCGGGCGGTGGAGGAGGTGAAGCTGGCCATCAAGCCCTTCTACCAGCGGAGGGAGGTGACCAAAGAGGAGTACAAGGACATCCTCCGGAAGGCCGTGCAGAAG atCTGCCACAGCAAGAGCGGGGAGATCAACCCCGTGAAGGTGGGCAACCTGGTGAAGGCGTACGTGGGCAAGTACCGGCACATGCGCCGGCGCCGGCGGCCAGAGGCCGGCGAGGAGCCTGCCGCCCCGGGCGCCGAGGGCTGA